A genomic region of Sander lucioperca isolate FBNREF2018 chromosome 6, SLUC_FBN_1.2, whole genome shotgun sequence contains the following coding sequences:
- the LOC116050277 gene encoding histone H2B-like codes for MPEPSVKAPKKGSKKAVSKAVSKTGKKRRKSRKESYAIYVYKVLKQVHPDTGISSKAMGIMNSFVSDIFERIAGEASRLAHYNKRSTITSREIQTAVRLLLPGELAKHAVSEGTKAVTKYTSSK; via the coding sequence ATGCCAGAGCCCAGCGTCAAAGCGCCCAAGAAGGGCTCCAAGAAAGCCGTCTCTAAGGCTGTCAGCAAGACCGgcaagaagaggagaaagagtaGGAAGGAGAGCTACGCCATCTACGTGTACAAGGTGCTGAAACAAGTCCACCCCGACACCGGCATCTCTTCCAAGGCTATGGGCATCATGAACTCGTTTGTGAGCGATATCTTCGAACGCATCGCCGGTGAGGCCTCCCGCCTGGCTCACTACAACAAGCGCTCCACCATCACTTCCAGGGAGATTCAGACCGCCGtgaggctgctgctgcccgGGGAGCTGGCCAAGCACGCCGTGTCTGAGGGCACCAAGGCCGTCACCAAGTACACCAGCTCCAAGTAA
- the LOC116050284 gene encoding histone H4 gives MSGRGKGGKGLGKGGAKRHRKVLRDNIQGITKPAIRRLARRGGVKRISGLIYEETRGVLKVFLENVIRDAVTYTEHAKRKTVTAMDVVYALKRQGRTLYGFGG, from the coding sequence ATGTCTGGAAGGGGCAAGGGTGGTAAAGGACTCGGTAAAGGAGGCGCTAAGCGTCACCGTAAAGTTCTCCGTGATAACATCCAGGGCATCACCAAACCCGCCATCCGCCGTCTGGCTCGCCGCGGTGGAGTGAAGCGTATCTCCGGTTTGATCTACGAGGAGACCCGCGGTGTGCTGAAGGTGTTCCTGGAGAACGTGATCCGTGATGCCGTCACCTACACCGAGCACGCTAAGAGGAAGACGGTGACCGCCATGGATGTGGTGTACGCTCTGAAGAGGCAGGGCCGCACTCTGTACGGCTTCGGAGGTTAA
- the LOC116050273 gene encoding histone H2A-like, translating to MSGRGKTGGKARAKAKTRSSRAGLQFPVGRVHRLLRKGNYAQRVGAGAPVYLAAVLEYLTAEILELAGNAARDNKKTRIIPRHLQLAVRNDEELNKLLGGVTIAQGGVLPNIQAVLLPKKTEKPAKK from the coding sequence ATGAGTGGCCGAGGAAAAACCGGAGGAAAAGCCAGAGCTAAGGCAAAGACCCGCTCCTCCCGTGCCGGGCTCCAGTTCCCAGTCGGCCGTGTTCACAGGCTGCTCCGCAAAGGAAACTACGCTCAGCGTGTGGGAGCCGGCGCCCCCGTCTATCTGGCGGCTGTGCTGGAGTATCTGACCGCTGAAATCCTGGAGCTGGCTGGAAACGCTGCCCGCGACAACAAGAAGACCCGTATCATCCCCCGTCACCTGCAGCTGGCTGTCCGCAACGACGAGGAGCTCAACAAGCTGCTGGGTGGAGTGACCATCGCTCAGGGCGGAGTGCTGCCCAACATCCAGGCCGTCCTGCTGCCCAAGAAGACCGAGAAGCCCGCCAAAAAGTAA
- the LOC116050274 gene encoding histone H2A-like, which yields MSGRGKTGGKARAKAKTRSSRAGLQFPVGRVHRLLRKGNYAQRVGAGAPVYLAAVLEYLTAEILELAGNAARDNKKTRIIPRHLQLAVRNDEELNKLLGGVTIAQGGVLPNIQAVLLPKKTEKPAKK from the coding sequence atgtctgGAAGGGGAAAAACCGGAGGAAAAGCCAGAGCGAAGGCAAAGACCCGCTCCTCCCGTGCAGGGCTCCAGTTTCCAGTCGGCCGTGTTCACAGGCTGCTCCGCAAAGGAAACTACGCTCAGCGTGTGGGAGCCGGTGCACCCGTCTACCTGGCGGCTGTGTTGGAGTATCTGACGGCTGAGATTCTGGAGCTGGCTGGAAACGCTGCCCGCGACAACAAGAAAACCCGTATTATCCCCCGTCACCTGCAGCTGGCTGTCCGCAACGACGAGGAGCTCAACAAACTGCTAGGCGGAGTGACCATCGCTCAGGGCGGAGTGCTGCCCAACATCCAGGCCGTCCTGCTGCCCAAGAAGACAGAGAAGCCCGCCAAGAAGTAA